The following is a genomic window from Brachionichthys hirsutus isolate HB-005 chromosome 10, CSIRO-AGI_Bhir_v1, whole genome shotgun sequence.
CGTCTTCTCAGCGTCCCTCGTCTTCTCAGCGTCCCTCGTTTTCTCAGCGTCCCTCGTCTTCTCAGCGTCCCTCGTTTTCTCAGCGTCCCTCGTTTTCTCAGCGTCCTTTGTTTTCTCAGCGTCCTTCGTCTTCTCAGCGTCCTTCGTCTTCTCGGCGGCGTCCCTCGTATTCTCGGCGTCCCTCGTTTTCTCGGCGTCCCTCGTTTTCTCGGCGACCCTCGTCTTCTCAGCGTCCCTCGTTTTCTCAGCGTGTCTCATTTTCTGAGCGTCCCTCGTCTTCTCAGCGTCCCTCGTTTTCTCAGCGTCCCCCGTTTTCTCAGCGACCCTCGCAGCGACGGGGAATATATAGGAGGGCAGGAAGTCAAGCAGGCTGGCTACTTCTTTATGTAGCCAGCCTGCTTTATATTCGGATTAGGGGAGTTGGACGGATGGCCGTCTGCGTCTGTCAATTCTGGCCGCGTGAAGCCAATGGCAGATCTGGAGTCTCCCTTCTTTTCCGTCTACCCAGAGCCTCCCCGTCTTCATCACTCACCATCTTCATCACTCACCATCTTCATCGCTCCCTGTCTTCATCACTCACCATCTTCATCGCTCCCCGTCTTCGTCGCTTCCCGTCTTCATCGCTGCCCGTCTTCATCACTGCCCGGTTGCTCTATGTAACGATGGGTTTGATGtctgaaggtcaaaggttgGAGCACAAATCTGCAGAAGCATCAAAGTATTTAGTTGCAGACTGAAATCTGcgtctgcgatgaactggcgacttgtccagggtgtagccccgcctctcgcccgttgactgctgggatcggctgcagcccgacccgcgacccggtaacggacacaGCGGTTCGGAatgggtgaatgaatgaatgaatggacgaattaattaattaaatctGTTTTTCATGTGTAAAATCTTTCTTTGTATCTTGAGAAAATGTCTCTGAAACCTCCACAAATCAGAAAATCATATCTAGACAATTCTTTGACTCAACGTATTTATCGTCTCTCAAATAAAGGCCTGTCTGGTTGCACGTCCGGGTGGCGCATCAGGagctgtttaaaaaataaatcttatttggtcgtttattattatttttcatgaatgaatCCATTTAGAATCACAGATTTGcctaaaacaaaccaaaaaacatacaaacaaaaagcaaataTTAGCCATCCCATAAGCCACAACTCTCGTGGGCTGAGTTGAGCTGCTAATCAATGAGCCACTGACCTGATGGCGCTCGGAGGTCTGGTCATCAGGAACTCCTAAACCACGTTCTGGAGCCAGATGTTGAGTCAAGCTCCCGATTTCCTTAAAAGGTTCCCGCAGCTGAAAATCTTTCCTGAGGTCAAGGGTCATAATAACATCCATGTAAGTGTTTGAATGCTGCAGAGTCAACCCCTCTGGTCGGAACCGGCCTTTGGACCTCGGCAGCTTTCATAAGAGAACCGGCTTAATATGGGCCGCGAGCAGACTGAGCCTTTAACTCCAGAGAAACGGGCCTCTGATCAGAAGATTGAACGGCGATTTTATTGGACGACCGGCTGGGAAAGTGTTCCACAGACATTCTTTAACCCTTGTGTTAGTCCTGGATCTTTTGGTCCACTTCAGACATTCAAAACTCCCTcccaggtaccccccccccctcacgggAGCAGATGGTTGGTGAGGCGGCGTCACTCTGGGCGAAGTTTCTCAACGTTCAGCACAAAAGCCCATTGTTTGACCGTGTAGTCCATGTTTAACTGTCAATGACCCTTAAATAAAGGTCACTTTTTTTCTACAAAGCGTCCAACAAAAGGTCACAGAGAGGTCATTTTGGGTTAAATTTGAAAATCCCAACTTTCAGCGTGAAAATCCTTAATTTGACCCTGTAATGCATTTGATCTGATCCGTGACCCAGATGTGTTCACAATGGCctggaaggggttaaaatcGGCATCAAAGTGATTTAGTGCAACTCCGTTTGAGTCACCTCAAAGATTTTGAGAATGATACAAATGGCTAAATGACAGGTGGACATGTTTGTCCCTCCCTTGTCAGAAATCACCCCCATGTGACCTTTTGTTGGACTTGGACACTTTTACTTGAAGGGTTTTTTCGTTTTGGAGGGTAACACAAGGATCAGCCCTGATCCTTGTCTTCAGGTTTTCAAACCTCTCTGGCAAACATGATCAGAGCGACCCTCGTTTCACACTGTTCATTTAGAACCAAGACTAACTCTccgttgttgtgtttttattccacCTGGATTGTACTTGTTGCACCATAAACACAGTCACGACGCTGCCGTGGAGTCCTGAGGCGCTTTCCTGCTTAGCGGGGACCCAAAGTGTGCGTCTCATAACCGGTTTCTTCAGTTTACGTATATTTAAACTACTTCGGTGTCATTTTGTGACGATCGAGATTATGATCCCGAGTCCATGGGCGGAAAGGTTCTTGCTTTAAATCGGTATTTACTTCCGTTTTGTCAGTTTCCATTCAAAGTGAACTTAATTAGCTGTTAGCAGCTATAATTTGTGAGTGGATTACGACGCTGTGGTAAATTCTTAAGGAGTTCGAAGTGGaattatgtttattttaatataagAGATAATTATATCCCCAGAAAACTCACACATAACAATATTCAGGTGCCTCTGAATATTCTCAGTAATCCAGATTATGCTACATCTCTGTGTTGAATTAAGTAATCTGGATTTGAGAAAAAAACTCAAATATGTTTTTCCTCTTATCCAAGACGCTTCTTCACTTCTGAACATCGTGGGAGTGTTTGAGGTGGAATTCTGTTCGCCGTAGGCCGGCGCCTCCGGGAAGGTCGGCGCCACCCGACAGTCATTTGGCTGATGGTTGTGTCGTTGGCTCTCCAGTCAACCATTCATACACACACCCTTATACACAACGGATAATTTGGGGTAGCAAATTGACCGCTGGCAACACATTCGGGGCGTACCcttgacccgcaaagcagaaaagcggtagaagatgaatgaatgaattaatgggGAGGGAAGCGTGAGATGGTTTTGAGTGCGTTCAGATTCCCGGTATTTATTTACAGGACAGTGACAGTCAGGTgtcacatgcccccccccccctccccccctgcaaGGTGGAGGTCAGGGGTAGCAATCACCTTCTTCATTTATAGTCAGAGAGTGGAGCCTGAGGCGCAGGATAGCCTTACAAGTCCATGTTCAGGGAGAAATAATCCATGTTGGTTTTATCCGAAGATAAAAACCTGATTCAATCAAATCCACCAAAATCCCCCGGCACGGTGCAGATCACCGGTCGCGTCTGCAGGTTAGCACCTCTGATCCCAGGGGATCGAGAGAGATCAATTAAAGCAACAAGAGGAGGGAGgcgaggaaaggaaaggatCAGACAGAGAGACGAGAGAAACAAGAGACGGAACAAGGACGAGAAATGAAACTGGATCGAACCATACTGATGTTGTAAATTAAACTTATTCAACTTCCTGATGACGATGATCACGAGTCcttctgcagctgctctccTGTCGTTGCGGTGAATGCTGCCCCCGGTGGTGAAACATGTTTCCCGCAGCTCGGGATAAAAgataaaagtaaatgtttcccatttaaaggtcacatattataatctttttccacaagttaacgcagttctcagacacttatttgaaatatctgtgacagtctttggtcaaaatatcaaacagatgctgcaggtgcaggacagcgtccctcatttctgttttgaagagtcagaaaagcctctgaaaatgaaaccgaaacaGCGGGAAccctgcacgctaccatggtaaccagtgAGGTGACTGTAAACACATCCccccttgtgatgtcacaacgggggagagtgctgccagacatgtttcattACTTTATTACAGATTACATGACTGTTtaatggtttaatttagcagtttgtGGGTCGCTAATGACCCACAAACTGCTAAATATTTGTCTAGAAACGTGGGAAACGTGGGaatcataatatgtcccctttaagcaaaaaataaagaaaaaaaacccagctcaAAGTGTTTTGACTGAAccagattattgattattgaatgTTTTCACCCATGTCCCTTAGTTTGATGGACAAACGCTAGCGCTCCTTGTTGTTTGACTGTCTAACacaggggtgtcaaagtcaaatggacggagggccaaataaaacatttagctACAAGCCAAGGGCTggactgatcgaatgctcattgaattttttaaaaaatgaccgCATATAGTCTattcgctctgaacggtgttTCTGCTCAGGATCACgtttaaaaatagttttttctGGGCAAACTTTGTCGCAAACTTTAAGCATTCAgtttttgatgaaatccccCTCTGTCaatggccgggctgatttagtGATCtccaccaaaataaaactggccttgacaacagcctgctttgtgatttggcttttttgaacagagcctgttgagatttgaggcctcgttttaattcctcaaccttctgtagcttttgttccgtgtccatattcttgtttttgtctgcgtgtttcgtttcataatgtctcagattaCACTCTTTCAGTACCGCCGCACTGACtccacacagaacacacacacaggttctccagctacctccatgaacatgaactccgacccccaccttgtctgaaacccccggttctcagtgtccaccttccGTTCTGCCGTTTTTGATGCGTATCTGAAAGCTAACTTtactgttatgctaacgactgctgcGCTAATACATATTGAAATGAAGCGGCGTACTGCTCGGTGCGTCAccattgcattgtgggaaatgtagtattggtgcgtTTAAAAGATCGCCGGGCTGCCggccggttctaataataaatccatATCATCCCAGGAGCTGTAGAAACCCTTCTCGGgggcctgatgtggccccccgggccttgactttgacatatgTGGTCTAACAtatcagtgtgtttgtgttgtgttcagggtcattcagcagcagcctgcgTCCCCCTGAAACCTTCTTTAAAGTCATTTTCTGGCTGGGATACTTCAACAGCTGCCTGAACCCCATCATCTACCCCTGCTACAGCCGAGAGTTCAAACAGGTAATACTGTTATAGGACGGGGGGGTAGTTAAGCATTAAGCACTGCTCTCACCTCTACACaacacgtttaaaaaaaaacattcaaacctgaactataaattaaaataaacacgATGTACACTGTCCCGTTTTACCAGGCAACCCAGTGAGTGACAGAACTAAAACACTGTCCAGCCAATGATGTGATGCGGTTCACGTGCACATATTTACATAAGCAGCCAATAAATGCTATTAGCAATGCTATATGCGTACGTGATAGCTAGGATTTAGCTAAGGGTATAGCAATATACAATCTACGTGCGGAGGAAGCTAAGAGAGGTAAatgctgctaaatgctaacccCTTATTATGGTGAAACGAACACAATGCGCTTCTTATAAAGACGGATGAGATGCGAACGGAAGAACAAGAGGCGTAACTGGGAGACCTTTGAGTGTCAAACCACTCGTTGCAACGTTGGCTGGACCCCCCAAGGGTCCCTGAATGTTGCATGACCCCTGAACACAGTCATAAAGAGCAACGTTTCTGTCTTAGTCATTGTAAGTGGGCCAAATTACACATTAAGGGTAATCTTATTATTTTATAGGCCTTTTAACTTGTAATTAAGACACTGGTCTGGCTACAGTGTTGCACGTCTGATGTTACTCAGCGGGCCAAGGCATTCTgagggagtttgtgtgtcttCTCAGACACATGGAtgattggggagggggggggggtggcattgAAAAGTCCCCTTAACATCATACACTGGACATTTGACAAGAGTTGTTAATTTCCTGTCCTGCACAAGACAAGAAGACCCCCAGTGGCCCCCACAAGTTGCTCCAGGTTGGTTCACATCACTCACATCGATGCAGCAGGAGTAAAATATAGGCATAGGTATATACTATACGAGTAAAAGACATAGAATAAAAAGATTATCCTAACAATACTACTAACATATACTAATATGTTACTACTACTAACTGATCGTAGTACTGTTTGTCTGAGTGAAGCCGCGATATCTCGTGAAAAACATCGAATTGTTTTCATCTTGTTTATTTTGCGTCTTCAGGCGTTCATCCGGATCCTCCGCTGccgatggaggaggaggcgtccgGGCTGGCAGGCGCACTGCAACTACCGCGGCCATCAGGGCTCCGGTAGCTCATCCTTTTTGAACGGCAGCCGACAGACGCTACCCTCCGTGGGCCCCAGCCCATGCCGCGCCGCctccaggctccgccccccgccGTGGCCCTCCTCGTCTTACCGGGAACCCCTCCCCGGggggacaggaagtggacggACGAGCCCGGTGGCCCCGCTCACAAGAGACAGCAAGAAGTGAGTCGATGTCTCGCGGCGTGGGGTCGTTGTGAACGGGCAGGGCGGATGTGAAGAGGAGCACAGAATGGTCAAGGGGATGAAGGAGTTTCCCCATCATGCACTCACCCAGTCATCATTCAGGTGTGATGATTGCACCAATCAGGTGCTGTGAAATACGACAGGAAGTCTGAGCTGGACCAGCTGCAGACCTCAGGTTTACCTCGTCTGCACAGGTGCAGCAGGCGACACCATGTTAGGGAgaattgaaatgtaaaacactAAGCtgcttatttttaatttaatttttgaGAGAACTTCCTTTTCTTGCAAAAAACGTTACTTTTATAAAGTTTGAAGCCCATGTtgagctttattttttgttccaaCTGCAGCCATGATGGACTTGGATTTGTTGTCGTTAGCTTTTCATTTAACTACTTTACTTTGTGCTTAATTATTTTGCTAAaaatgctattctattctattattatttatttttattatttcgaGAGAGAAAAGCTGTTTTTAAATCCCTAAACTTTAATTTCTTCTTTGCTATCTTACCTTAAACGACAAGTTATTGAATGCTAGGTCAAGAGGTAAACATTGTTTTAGCTGCTTGCTAGCAAAAACATTAGCACAACAAAAGGGGCTGACTGGCAAGTTTGAAAGAGAATGTGTATGTTAGtagggaaaagaaagaaaagcacacaTTATATTTtagtcctgcttttttttttgttaaaaaggaaGACGAATTTGCATACAAAATGCTAGCATTCTGCTACCGAATGCTAGGTTATAATTGCTCATTTACAGCTACTGCTAATAATGTACTTTGGACTTGTCCCGTCAGAAGTAAATGATCCTTCTCATTGCCTtccccaacagcagccactaAAATAAACGGCCTGATAATTATGCGTTATATTTATACCTTGAACCTATACTCCTGCCTCAACACACATAAACTGATGTGCCTGAATCCAGTCAGCATTCAGGTTCATGCAACTGGGAGTTGGAAAATGTGCATAAAAAATATGATATGACCATAAACTGCCTAATAATTGCTCTAGAGTACTAGAATGCTGGACTTCAGGTGACTGCGTTCTCTTCAGATTGTGATCACAGTGACCTCTAGTGGACGCGTGAAGGTCTGCAGCTGTGGGGGGTTCATGCTGTAGTTTCTGTGGAATTTATCAAACTTAATTTAATggtattttaatgtaattaatagtattttattgtaCTGTGTGCTCTATTGTAAACAAGGATACTTATAAACATGTAAATTACACAGATGTGGTGTTGTCCTATGGTGTAGTTTTATGTTAAACACGGTTTGGGCTAATATGTGTGCAGCATCTGAGTCTGGAAAACAGAGAACGAGGTTTCACTGAAAGGGAAGATTTCGTAAATGATAGAAAAGACGAGTTTgaagtgtatatatatttaaatatattcagtcaattaatgaaataaaatctgttttattaGTGCATTACGCATGCACATATGCAAATCTCAGAACACAGCggttattttatacatttacaaATTGATTGATGAAAGATGATCGCTAAAATATTAAAAGATAATAATAGCCACAGATTAAAGCAAGTCGATTTCTCCCTGATATTTCCTTGTCCTTTCCTTTAACACGTTTATAACTTAACATTTTGGAGACAGAACAGTTTGCCATACAGAAAACTTCTTTTTCGTGACAGTCGTGTGTCAAAGTCAGAGAACTTAAGTCTCTGTGACGTAACGAGCCTTCTTTGTGAGCGGGGCTGAACGCCCCACCCAGGAAACATCTGACTTCTATTACGTCCGCAGAACATGTTGAAATACTGGCGGTCTTTGGGTCCGACTCTCAGACTCGATAGTTTCGACAACGACATTACTGCAACATGAGCGGAAGAGGAAAGGGCGGGAAAGGGCTCGGTAAGGGAGGGGCCAAGCGGCACCGGAAAGTTCTCCGCGATAACATCCAGGGAATCACCAAACCGGCCATCCGCCGTCTGGCTCGCCGCGGCGGCGTGAAGCGCATCTCCGGGCTGATCTACGAGGAGACCCGCGGTGTGCTGAAGGTGTTCCTGGAGAACGTGATCCGTGATGCCGTCACGTACACCGAGCACGCCAAGAGGAAGACGGTCACCGCCATGGACGTGGTGTACGCGCTGAAGAGGCAGGGCCGCACCCTGTACGGCTTCGGAGGATAAGCTCTGTGCTCAAACTAAAACCAACGGCTCTTTTAAGAGCCACTCATCTGGCTTGAAGAGCAACGTTCACCTTGTCGTGCGCGACTGCGCGTGAACGAGCACTCACTGCTCTGATTACTTAACTACaataccgccacctgctggaagTCGTGCCCTAATGCAGGCTACAATAATAAATGCGTTATGTCACTGTCCTTCGGCAAGGAAACAAACGCTTCCTGGAAGCTTGAGGATCAAATATGTGGTAACAAGTTGTTCCATGTCTGTATGCAGGACATTTCTGTCCAACATGATGAATAGACAGGCAGAATAGCAGGTACTCGACCCGTCACTAGGCGATCTGTTGGTGTTCGGGTTGCACGTTCTCTGTTCTTCTACATCCGGGTCATTCCTGGCTGCTGGTGACTCTTCAGTGTGCTAACCTGGTGTTTTTAGCATTGTATCAGCTAAATGACATATTGAACATTCAGGTACTTGTATCGGGAGAGCTCAAGCACTTGAACAGTAATTTGTTCAGACATGGACTGTGAGAGTTTATGTACCTAATGGGGAGGAATTATTTTAAGCAAATTAGCCATAGGTCTGTAAAAGAGCAAACGTATCTAGCTGTCTCTCCAGACTTAAACACTACATGGTGGCAAACATTAGTCTATAGATTTTGgtataaagacatatttgtacTTATAATTATATTGCAAAATTTTCTCATTGGAACTGTAAATTTGCTTTGGGGACATCATAAAATAGCATGTATGTGCCTAAAGGGgtcattaaaattacattttaaaaatgtattgtatgcaTTATTTTGTGTCAATCTATCATACTTTCGTTATAAACATGTGATTtataatgaattaatgaataatgaattaatAGCCAGGAATGACCCAAACTACGTTTGGGGATTACGTTTTATTGGACTGGACAGCACGCTGTAATCTGGTGCAGAGCGCCTTTGTGCTTCCAACCggataaatataaattaatcaATATAAGTAGTGTTTATATCATGCAATGCAAAAGTGATCAATATGTTTCAATTACAACCACActtctatataaataaactgcTTTGCGATGAACGGCATAATCCACCCTTAAACAACTTGCTCTGCGCATGTCCCATGTCGAAGGGGCGGCAGCCAATCGCGTGAGAGCAACAGACGGTGAACATTTGCATGGGGCCGCTATAAATAAAACGCTCGCGCTTGCGTCGTCCGAACAATCGCAGTTCAATCATGGCTGGCGACGCTGGAAAGATCGCGAAGAAGGGGTCGAAGAAGGGGATGACGAAAGTCACCAAGGacgggaagaagaagaggaggaagaccagGAAGGAGAGCTACGCCATCTACGTGTACA
Proteins encoded in this region:
- the LOC137900098 gene encoding histone H4; protein product: MSGRGKGGKGLGKGGAKRHRKVLRDNIQGITKPAIRRLARRGGVKRISGLIYEETRGVLKVFLENVIRDAVTYTEHAKRKTVTAMDVVYALKRQGRTLYGFGG